The Pelagibacterium halotolerans B2 genome has a segment encoding these proteins:
- a CDS encoding transferrin-binding protein-like solute binding protein, translating into MHRYAPFFLIGLSGTLLAGCSSTGGGGAGGGGGGGTPSPALFAASAGTASEALADGETLMAYNSLMSAAVEHDFDAGETRALDGTTFSIAANDQGGLDVIIDGVAYSFTDADISGNAFEFDDPGGMGPYYRLNSWDGDIVDVLDVSNTAHHQVWSYFWDPAGEPISGFAVVGTETMPEALEGKANATYSGAAGAALTDSGTFNDTTRIVGELAMSADFNAGQISGLVDNIAVIGLGACSGGVGPACVNGTAALDSAAITGTGFSGTITADSDLLTAFSLTDLGGTYSGKFYGADGEEVGGVMALSGEETVGTGYFSATQD; encoded by the coding sequence ATGCACAGATATGCTCCGTTTTTTCTTATTGGACTTTCAGGCACGCTTTTGGCGGGCTGCTCTTCGACCGGCGGGGGTGGTGCAGGCGGCGGGGGCGGCGGGGGGACGCCCTCGCCGGCACTGTTTGCCGCATCGGCGGGCACGGCGAGCGAGGCTTTGGCGGATGGGGAGACGCTGATGGCGTATAACAGCCTGATGAGCGCTGCCGTCGAGCACGATTTCGACGCGGGCGAGACGCGGGCGCTCGATGGCACCACGTTTTCGATTGCCGCCAATGACCAGGGCGGCCTCGATGTGATCATCGACGGCGTTGCCTACAGCTTTACCGACGCGGACATCAGCGGGAATGCCTTCGAGTTCGACGATCCCGGCGGAATGGGGCCCTATTACCGGCTCAACAGTTGGGACGGGGATATCGTGGATGTGCTCGATGTGTCCAACACCGCCCATCACCAGGTGTGGAGCTATTTCTGGGATCCCGCAGGCGAGCCGATCAGCGGCTTTGCGGTGGTGGGCACCGAAACCATGCCGGAGGCTCTGGAGGGCAAGGCCAATGCCACATATTCGGGCGCGGCGGGTGCGGCGCTGACCGACAGCGGCACCTTCAACGACACCACGCGCATCGTGGGCGAGCTGGCGATGTCGGCGGATTTCAACGCCGGCCAGATATCGGGGCTTGTCGACAATATCGCGGTGATCGGTCTTGGGGCGTGCAGCGGCGGCGTGGGTCCCGCATGCGTCAACGGCACTGCCGCCCTCGACAGCGCGGCAATCACGGGGACGGGGTTCAGCGGAACCATCACCGCCGACAGCGACCTTCTGACGGCGTTTTCGCTCACCGATCTGGGCGGCACCTATAGCGGCAAGTTCTACGGTGCGGACGGTGAGGAGGTGGGCGGCGTCATGGCGCTGAGCGGCGAGGAAACGGTAGGTACTGGCTATTTCTCGGCCACCCAGGACTGA
- a CDS encoding PH domain-containing protein, with protein MDETNLLLDEHPKMFRANPLVFLLGVITIPIVVGIVILIAMWLRSIGERIAISEHAMLIEKGILNKNSTEVSLTSVRTVRVDQSFADRIFNVGRVDIYTAGDSPEATISGIAEPNRVRDLVRRHQSSLQQVQ; from the coding sequence ATGGATGAAACCAACCTGTTGCTCGATGAGCACCCCAAAATGTTTCGGGCCAATCCGCTGGTCTTTCTTCTTGGCGTCATCACCATTCCCATCGTCGTCGGGATCGTGATCCTGATTGCCATGTGGTTGCGGTCGATCGGGGAGCGGATCGCGATTTCCGAGCACGCCATGCTGATCGAAAAGGGCATCCTCAACAAAAACAGCACCGAAGTGTCGCTGACAAGCGTGCGCACCGTGCGGGTCGATCAAAGCTTTGCTGACCGCATTTTCAACGTGGGCCGCGTCGATATCTATACCGCCGGGGATAGTCCCGAGGCGACGATTTCGGGGATTGCGGAACCGAACAGGGTGCGCGATCTGGTCCGCCGTCACCAAAGCAGTTTGCAGCAGGTCCAATGA
- a CDS encoding zinc-ribbon domain-containing protein: protein MIITCPNCQTRYKLGSDALSAAGRQVQCAACSELWYATPSFPKPAAPRRDPEPTDDELIFRADADTLFSTADEEMLDASFLRAQPQFRAENHDPGHQSPADSEPPSDPIDGGSSIDTAGNRARIEALAKRRNGMLAAHPIARFRRFFRIVLGVFIVAALVAAFALRTEIVSAVPQLDGLYRLVGLGTNVVGLDFTEIKTLRTTQDGSPAIIVNARISNVTNRITYVPSVLVSLLDQAGAILYEWTVTPATRNVLPGDTLAIDAQLIGPPQGVTNIRLSFVDGANGSPAGT from the coding sequence GTGATTATCACCTGCCCCAATTGCCAGACGCGCTACAAGCTCGGCTCCGATGCCCTCAGCGCGGCCGGCCGGCAGGTCCAGTGCGCCGCGTGTTCCGAGCTCTGGTACGCGACCCCGAGCTTTCCCAAGCCCGCCGCCCCGCGCCGCGATCCCGAACCCACCGACGATGAACTGATCTTTCGCGCCGACGCCGATACGCTGTTTTCCACCGCCGACGAGGAGATGCTCGACGCCTCCTTTCTGCGCGCCCAGCCTCAGTTCCGCGCCGAAAATCACGATCCCGGGCATCAGTCCCCCGCCGACAGCGAGCCGCCGTCCGACCCGATCGATGGGGGCTCCTCGATCGACACCGCCGGCAACCGCGCCCGCATCGAGGCGCTGGCCAAGCGGCGCAACGGCATGCTTGCCGCCCATCCCATCGCCCGCTTCCGCCGCTTTTTCCGCATCGTGCTTGGTGTGTTCATCGTGGCGGCGCTGGTCGCCGCCTTCGCCCTGCGCACCGAAATCGTCTCCGCCGTGCCCCAGCTCGATGGGCTCTATCGCCTTGTGGGGCTGGGAACAAATGTGGTCGGACTTGATTTTACCGAGATTAAGACTTTGCGAACCACGCAGGACGGAAGCCCCGCCATTATCGTCAACGCCAGGATCTCCAACGTGACGAATCGCATAACCTACGTGCCATCGGTGCTCGTCAGCCTCCTCGATCAGGCCGGCGCCATTCTCTATGAATGGACGGTGACCCCGGCCACGCGCAACGTCCTGCCCGGCGATACCCTGGCCATCGACGCGCAACTGATCGGACCGCCCCAGGGCGTGACAAACATAAGACTGAGCTTCGTCGACGGCGCCAACGGCTCGCCGGCGGGGACCTGA
- a CDS encoding cell division protein FtsX codes for MSEGLKLNFSRPNPIVPAQSVAGRTLMLLIGIMTFLSCVTFGGVLLVQKSAMGWSAEVGRELTIQIRPLDGEVIESNLRLAVSLSEAVPGVASARVVSIEESEELLAPWLGQGLDLSDLAIPRLVIVQLADPNAADIARLESEISAIPGATLETHAAWRVQLNTMAGTIVVSGILVLALILVATALAIVFATRGTMSTNREIVDVLHFIGASNTFIAGEFQGRFLLLGLKGGLVGGLAAIVFFIIAGTAMSTVVPEQSSAQLGVLFGQFALGISGILGIVGVVLVIAGLTAITSRLTVRRVFLQIS; via the coding sequence ATGAGTGAGGGGCTGAAACTCAATTTTTCCCGCCCCAATCCGATCGTTCCGGCGCAATCGGTGGCGGGGCGCACGCTGATGCTGCTCATCGGCATCATGACGTTTCTGTCCTGCGTGACGTTCGGCGGCGTGCTGCTGGTGCAGAAATCGGCGATGGGGTGGTCGGCCGAGGTGGGGCGCGAGCTGACCATCCAGATCCGCCCGCTCGACGGGGAGGTGATCGAATCCAATTTGCGGCTGGCCGTGTCGCTTTCCGAAGCGGTGCCGGGGGTGGCGAGCGCGCGGGTGGTTTCGATCGAAGAGAGCGAAGAGTTGCTGGCGCCCTGGCTGGGGCAGGGGCTGGACCTTTCCGATCTCGCCATCCCGCGGCTGGTGATCGTGCAACTTGCCGATCCCAATGCGGCCGATATCGCGCGGCTGGAAAGCGAGATTTCGGCCATTCCCGGAGCGACGCTTGAAACCCATGCGGCCTGGCGGGTGCAGCTCAACACGATGGCGGGGACGATCGTCGTGTCGGGGATACTGGTTTTGGCGCTGATCCTTGTGGCGACGGCGCTGGCCATCGTGTTCGCGACGCGCGGGACGATGTCGACCAACCGGGAAATCGTCGATGTGCTCCATTTCATCGGGGCGTCCAACACGTTCATCGCGGGGGAATTCCAGGGGCGGTTTTTGTTGCTCGGGCTCAAGGGCGGGCTGGTGGGCGGGCTGGCGGCCATCGTCTTCTTCATCATTGCCGGAACGGCGATGAGCACCGTGGTGCCCGAACAATCGAGCGCGCAACTGGGCGTTCTGTTCGGGCAGTTCGCGCTGGGGATCAGCGGCATATTGGGGATCGTGGGCGTCGTGCTGGTGATTGCCGGGCTGACGGCGATCACCTCGCGCTTGACGGTGCGGCGGGTTTTTTTGCAGATTTCCTGA
- a CDS encoding surface lipoprotein assembly modifier has translation MRILILALALGLTLTGAVAARGPDGALLARLMALGDHDGARAHLAAAVSEPALHALYRTHLEGLIARQQGRSADAVALFRAVLAIDPGFVAARVELAKSLLATRNFEGAQHHLDSLALNADDAIRTIAQAGLDHIRANRGYGAQMHFSIAPSSNLNRGSAHRIFAAGGMDFAIDPDSRRTAGTGITIGGSAYHSFSLGNGQAVIANAAVDLTTDIEGTRAEQLSLSAGLNWQGRLGNSRFGLGPIADVSYSGFDPHLVRYGLSGTLNVPVGGQNLVGLSFTVLGQDYASQAYRNGFRVLAGAQVTHAFTPAVRASLQLGADIERTQAAHLDRDGVFGDVRVVSDWRGGFSTALFVRYARDQYLGNYPGTGTPRLDERLSAGITVSNSQIDLGGFTPALSYSYTRQFSNVSFFDHDSHDVSLGLTKAF, from the coding sequence ATGCGCATTCTGATCCTCGCTCTGGCACTGGGGCTGACACTGACCGGGGCGGTGGCGGCCCGCGGACCGGACGGCGCGCTGCTGGCGCGGCTTATGGCCTTAGGGGACCATGACGGCGCGCGAGCCCATCTTGCCGCCGCCGTCTCCGAACCGGCGCTGCATGCCCTTTATCGCACCCATCTCGAAGGATTGATCGCCCGGCAGCAGGGCAGGTCGGCCGATGCCGTTGCGCTTTTTCGCGCCGTTCTGGCCATCGACCCCGGTTTCGTTGCGGCGCGTGTCGAACTGGCAAAAAGTCTGCTCGCCACGCGCAATTTCGAAGGCGCGCAGCACCATCTCGATAGTCTCGCGCTCAACGCCGACGACGCAATTCGCACGATTGCGCAGGCGGGCCTCGACCATATCCGGGCCAATCGCGGTTATGGCGCGCAGATGCATTTTTCCATCGCGCCATCGAGCAATCTCAACCGGGGCAGCGCGCACCGGATTTTTGCCGCAGGCGGGATGGATTTTGCGATCGACCCCGATTCGCGCCGGACCGCGGGGACGGGCATCACCATCGGGGGCAGCGCCTATCACAGCTTTTCCCTTGGCAACGGGCAGGCCGTCATTGCAAATGCGGCGGTCGATCTGACCACCGATATCGAGGGCACACGGGCCGAACAGCTTTCGCTGAGCGCGGGGCTGAACTGGCAGGGGCGTTTGGGCAATTCCCGGTTTGGCCTCGGCCCGATTGCCGATGTGAGCTATTCAGGGTTCGATCCGCATCTGGTGCGCTATGGCTTGAGCGGGACGCTCAATGTTCCGGTTGGCGGGCAAAATCTCGTGGGGCTGAGCTTTACGGTGCTGGGGCAGGACTATGCCTCGCAGGCCTATCGCAACGGGTTTCGGGTGCTGGCGGGGGCGCAAGTGACCCATGCCTTCACCCCGGCCGTGCGGGCGAGCCTGCAACTGGGCGCGGATATCGAGCGTACGCAAGCCGCTCATCTCGACCGGGATGGGGTGTTTGGAGACGTACGGGTGGTGAGCGATTGGCGGGGCGGATTTTCGACGGCGCTGTTTGTGCGCTACGCTCGCGACCAGTATCTGGGCAATTACCCCGGCACCGGCACGCCGCGCCTCGATGAGCGGTTGAGCGCCGGGATCACGGTTTCCAACAGCCAGATCGATCTGGGCGGTTTTACGCCGGCGCTGAGCTACAGCTATACGCGGCAATTTTCCAATGTGAGCTTTTTCGACCATGACAGCCACGATGTCAGCCTGGGGTTGACCAAGGCGTTCTAG
- a CDS encoding ABC transporter substrate-binding protein, which yields MSPFDRRTFLSGSGGLLLATALAPAPASAQDGGWRFLDDRGIEIVLPHRPLRIAASYPVLTTLWPYGIHPIGLIAHREPAALPGLEQAGVDMSAVEILKNAVDGWNFEAVLAAQPDLIVTHVTADGVMWGIGGNTADLERLQSIAPILALRGDLPVPAGIARHRQLAQALGAPASALDTGRADFEQTVDALREVAAEKPDLKILVAAPGEDSIFAMSSGPEFPDLAFLAELGIAIVDGGTKDLSWEQILDYPADIIVTDDRSGIPQLDHIAMWTRLPAVAAGQIYPIWRYQPPYSYLGYAQAYRPILDALRTARKVTD from the coding sequence ATGTCCCCGTTCGATCGCCGCACGTTTCTTTCCGGTTCCGGCGGACTGTTGCTTGCAACGGCGCTCGCGCCGGCCCCCGCCTCGGCCCAGGACGGCGGCTGGCGCTTCCTCGATGACAGGGGTATCGAAATTGTCCTGCCCCATCGCCCGCTCAGGATCGCCGCATCCTATCCCGTCCTCACCACCCTTTGGCCCTATGGCATTCACCCCATCGGCCTGATTGCCCATCGCGAGCCGGCGGCCCTGCCCGGGCTGGAGCAGGCGGGTGTGGACATGAGTGCGGTGGAGATCTTGAAAAACGCGGTGGATGGCTGGAATTTCGAAGCCGTTCTCGCAGCCCAGCCCGACCTGATCGTAACCCATGTCACAGCCGACGGTGTGATGTGGGGCATAGGCGGGAACACCGCCGATCTCGAGCGGCTCCAAAGCATCGCGCCGATCCTCGCCCTGCGCGGCGATCTTCCCGTTCCGGCCGGCATCGCGCGCCACCGTCAACTGGCCCAGGCCTTGGGTGCGCCCGCTTCAGCGCTCGATACGGGACGCGCGGACTTCGAACAGACCGTCGACGCGCTCCGCGAAGTCGCCGCCGAAAAGCCCGACCTCAAAATCCTCGTCGCCGCCCCCGGCGAAGATTCGATTTTCGCCATGTCGAGCGGCCCCGAGTTCCCCGATCTGGCCTTTCTGGCCGAACTGGGCATCGCCATCGTCGATGGCGGCACAAAGGATTTGAGTTGGGAGCAGATCCTCGATTATCCCGCCGACATCATCGTGACCGACGACCGCAGCGGCATCCCCCAGCTCGACCATATTGCGATGTGGACACGCCTGCCCGCCGTCGCCGCCGGGCAGATCTACCCCATCTGGCGCTACCAGCCGCCCTACAGCTATCTCGGCTACGCCCAGGCCTACCGCCCCATCCTCGACGCCCTCCGGACCGCCCGCAAGGTCACCGACTGA
- a CDS encoding lysophospholipid acyltransferase family protein, whose translation MIVQAIRSAVFYLLFFLHTIILAIIVGLMAKLTPGLKSVGWGIAQYWNGSNLFFLRWVVGIRTEVTGVENIPQGGCIIGAKHQSDWDIFAILPHVGHPAFIAKKELLDIPLFGWAARWIDTISVDRKKGKDALPAMMEEARDALDRGCRVIIFPEGTRRAPLDTPAYRSGIVRMYLAMDVPVVPVALTSGLYWGRNSLILWPGTARAKFLEPIAPGLSGEDFLKTLIARIESETDAMVLEDARKGLARPISPRLRARLDELEAQSGTAS comes from the coding sequence ATGATCGTCCAGGCTATCCGCTCGGCGGTGTTCTATCTGTTGTTCTTTTTGCACACGATCATCCTGGCGATCATCGTGGGGCTGATGGCCAAGCTGACGCCGGGGCTGAAATCCGTGGGCTGGGGGATCGCGCAGTACTGGAACGGCTCGAACCTTTTTTTCCTGCGCTGGGTGGTGGGGATCAGGACCGAGGTGACCGGGGTGGAAAACATCCCGCAAGGCGGCTGCATCATCGGGGCCAAGCACCAGTCGGATTGGGACATCTTTGCCATCCTGCCCCATGTGGGGCACCCGGCCTTCATCGCCAAGAAGGAGCTGCTCGACATTCCGCTGTTCGGCTGGGCGGCGCGGTGGATCGATACGATCTCGGTGGACCGCAAGAAGGGCAAGGACGCGCTGCCGGCCATGATGGAGGAGGCGCGCGACGCGCTCGATCGGGGCTGCCGGGTCATCATCTTTCCCGAGGGCACGCGAAGGGCGCCGCTCGACACGCCGGCCTACCGCTCGGGCATCGTGCGGATGTATCTGGCCATGGATGTGCCCGTGGTGCCCGTGGCGCTGACCTCGGGGCTCTATTGGGGACGCAACAGCCTCATTTTGTGGCCGGGCACGGCGCGGGCGAAATTTCTCGAGCCGATCGCGCCGGGATTGTCGGGCGAGGACTTTTTAAAGACGCTGATCGCGCGCATCGAATCCGAGACCGATGCCATGGTGCTCGAGGACGCGCGCAAGGGGCTGGCCCGGCCGATCTCGCCACGGCTGCGGGCGCGGCTCGACGAACTTGAGGCGCAATCGGGGACCGCGTCCTGA
- a CDS encoding response regulator has translation MARILVAEDDDNVRAFVTRALEMSGHDVIDASDGGLALEIANEHNGNFDLLVSDIKMPVMDGIGLALAIGAQYPAMTILLMTGFADQRERAHGLDALIYDVLGKPFSLAQLIEKVDDALAGKPAEIIPLARSAL, from the coding sequence ATGGCACGCATACTGGTGGCCGAAGACGACGATAACGTCCGCGCCTTCGTAACCCGCGCCCTCGAAATGAGCGGCCACGACGTGATCGACGCCTCCGACGGCGGCCTCGCGCTGGAAATCGCCAATGAGCACAATGGCAATTTCGATCTTCTGGTCTCCGACATCAAGATGCCCGTCATGGACGGCATCGGCCTGGCCCTCGCCATCGGCGCCCAATACCCCGCCATGACCATCCTGTTGATGACCGGCTTCGCCGACCAACGCGAACGCGCCCACGGCCTGGACGCCCTGATCTACGACGTCCTGGGCAAACCCTTCTCGCTGGCCCAACTGATCGAAAAAGTCGACGACGCACTGGCGGGGAAACCGGCCGAGATTATTCCGCTGGCACGCTCGGCGCTGTGA
- the gloB gene encoding hydroxyacylglutathione hydrolase: protein MSLEIAVFPALSDNFGYLVRDTASGRVAAIDAPEEAPILAELNKRGWPLTDIFITHHHPDHTDAIAPLKRHFDCNVIGPRKEAGKIAGLDALVGGGDTVTLGETVFEVIDVPGHTLGHIAFFAPGEKILFSADALFSLGVGRMFEGDAQSMWAGLERLKKLPPETMVYCGHEYTLANARFALSIDPDNKALQARAKQAQDQIDAGKPTIPFNLGEDFAANPFLRADTPEMAHAMDHEDAPAWQIFGAIRKAKDNF from the coding sequence ATGTCCCTCGAAATCGCCGTTTTCCCAGCGCTCAGCGACAATTTCGGCTATCTCGTCCGCGATACCGCCTCGGGCCGCGTCGCCGCCATCGACGCCCCCGAGGAGGCCCCGATCCTGGCCGAGTTGAACAAACGCGGCTGGCCCCTCACCGACATTTTCATCACCCACCACCACCCCGATCACACCGACGCCATTGCCCCGCTCAAGCGCCATTTCGATTGCAATGTCATCGGTCCCAGAAAGGAAGCGGGCAAGATCGCCGGTCTCGATGCGCTGGTCGGCGGCGGCGATACGGTGACGCTGGGCGAAACCGTCTTCGAAGTCATCGACGTGCCCGGCCACACGCTGGGCCACATCGCCTTTTTCGCGCCCGGGGAAAAAATCCTGTTTTCGGCCGATGCCCTGTTCTCGCTGGGCGTGGGCCGCATGTTCGAAGGCGATGCGCAATCGATGTGGGCCGGGCTCGAACGGCTCAAAAAGCTGCCGCCCGAAACCATGGTCTATTGCGGCCATGAATATACGCTCGCCAACGCAAGGTTCGCCCTTTCGATCGACCCGGACAACAAAGCGCTTCAGGCCCGCGCCAAACAGGCGCAGGACCAGATCGATGCGGGAAAACCCACAATTCCCTTCAATCTGGGCGAGGATTTCGCCGCCAACCCCTTCCTGCGCGCCGATACCCCCGAAATGGCCCACGCCATGGACCACGAAGACGCCCCCGCCTGGCAGATCTTCGGCGCCATCCGCAAGGCCAAGGACAATTTCTAG
- the ftsE gene encoding cell division ATP-binding protein FtsE has translation MIAFENVGLRYGHGPEILKDLTFAISPGSFHFLTGPSGSGKTSLLRLLLLSLKPTRGSVSMFGEDVSALDRDRLLQMRRHIGIVFQEFRLLDHLTTFENVALPLRVRGQAEASYRGNVEELLDWVGLGDRMDAHPAVLSGGEKQRAAIARAVIGNPDILLADEPTGNVDPELSERLLHLFEQLNKMGTTIILATHEVALLDKFAYPRMLLNEGELTIHE, from the coding sequence TTGATCGCGTTCGAAAATGTGGGCCTTCGATACGGGCACGGGCCGGAAATCCTCAAAGACCTGACCTTTGCGATCTCGCCGGGCTCGTTTCATTTTCTCACCGGACCCTCGGGGTCGGGCAAGACTTCGCTTTTGCGGCTGTTGCTGCTCTCGCTCAAGCCCACGCGCGGGTCCGTCTCGATGTTCGGGGAGGACGTTTCGGCGCTCGACCGCGACAGGCTGTTGCAGATGCGGCGCCATATCGGCATCGTGTTCCAGGAATTTAGGCTGCTCGATCATCTCACGACCTTCGAAAACGTCGCCCTGCCGCTGCGCGTGCGCGGGCAGGCGGAAGCGAGCTATCGCGGCAATGTGGAAGAATTGCTCGACTGGGTGGGGCTGGGCGACAGGATGGACGCGCATCCGGCGGTGCTTTCGGGCGGGGAAAAACAGCGCGCGGCGATTGCCCGGGCGGTGATCGGCAATCCCGACATTTTGCTGGCCGACGAGCCGACGGGCAATGTGGACCCCGAATTGTCCGAGCGGCTTTTGCATCTGTTCGAACAGCTCAACAAGATGGGCACGACGATCATCCTCGCCACCCACGAGGTGGCGCTGCTCGACAAGTTCGCCTATCCGCGCATGCTGCTCAATGAAGGGGAGCTCACCATCCATGAGTGA
- a CDS encoding NUDIX domain-containing protein, which produces MAVQRVAAGLLVRDGRVLFGHRAAWKPNWPNHWDAIGGRLEPGETADQALIREIGEEIGVRVLQSVFLADIAHPASANGAAHLLTIFAVLDWSGGEPANICDEHSEIGWFTPEEIDSLEPLAAPEYRTLARRALCLEEVAER; this is translated from the coding sequence ATGGCTGTTCAAAGGGTCGCGGCGGGGCTGCTGGTCAGGGACGGCAGGGTTCTTTTTGGCCACCGCGCCGCCTGGAAGCCCAACTGGCCCAACCATTGGGATGCCATAGGGGGACGGCTGGAACCCGGCGAAACCGCGGACCAGGCGCTGATCCGTGAAATCGGCGAAGAGATCGGGGTCCGCGTTCTCCAATCGGTATTTCTCGCCGATATCGCGCATCCGGCCTCTGCCAATGGGGCTGCGCACCTGTTGACCATTTTTGCCGTGCTGGACTGGTCCGGGGGCGAGCCGGCAAACATTTGCGACGAACATTCGGAAATAGGGTGGTTCACACCGGAGGAAATCGACAGTCTCGAACCGCTGGCCGCTCCCGAGTACCGGACGCTGGCCCGGAGGGCGCTTTGCCTGGAAGAGGTGGCGGAACGGTGA
- a CDS encoding helix-turn-helix transcriptional regulator: MLPEGVREAVDRLYEAGFERGLWQAGLAQLCDAIGADSAITVPRVAAEDTINLPFSSELAEFAERFVADGWYLDDYRANRGWPRTDRGQTIVLEQDIATEDVHSDNPYYQELMLPFDKKWWGGITFNTPERQYVLSVFRGEKGGMFSEEDRRLFQAVSGHLARIVTTAERVGWVQTTLGLGMLDALDEAAILLDGQGQVIEMTRGAERLMGESLTVIGRRVTSHNRTVARSVSAAISKVVAKGPDDSAPLRIERPGRRPLLLDVLPVPNRFDGVFFFARLIVLLTDLDRRPLPSAALLKKAFGLTPAEARIALELTSGLSLTEAADRCGMGRETAKTHLKSIFFKTDTNRQSALVGLVRSITARRPG; the protein is encoded by the coding sequence ATGCTGCCAGAGGGCGTCCGGGAGGCCGTGGACCGGCTTTACGAGGCCGGGTTCGAGCGCGGGTTGTGGCAGGCGGGGCTGGCGCAATTGTGCGACGCGATCGGGGCGGATTCGGCCATCACCGTGCCACGGGTGGCCGCCGAGGACACGATCAACCTGCCGTTTTCGTCCGAGCTTGCCGAGTTTGCCGAACGTTTTGTGGCCGACGGGTGGTACCTAGACGACTACCGGGCCAACCGCGGCTGGCCGCGGACCGACCGGGGACAGACCATTGTGCTCGAGCAGGATATCGCGACAGAGGACGTTCATAGCGATAACCCCTACTACCAGGAACTGATGCTGCCTTTCGACAAGAAATGGTGGGGAGGGATCACGTTCAATACACCTGAACGCCAATACGTGTTGTCGGTGTTTCGCGGTGAAAAGGGCGGAATGTTTTCCGAGGAGGACCGCAGGCTTTTCCAGGCGGTGTCGGGACATCTGGCGCGCATCGTGACGACGGCCGAGCGCGTGGGCTGGGTGCAGACGACGCTGGGGTTGGGGATGCTCGATGCGCTCGACGAGGCGGCAATCCTGCTCGACGGCCAGGGGCAGGTGATCGAGATGACACGCGGCGCCGAACGGTTGATGGGGGAGAGCCTGACGGTGATTGGCCGCAGGGTGACATCCCACAATCGGACGGTTGCCCGCAGCGTTTCGGCGGCCATAAGCAAGGTGGTTGCAAAGGGCCCGGACGATTCCGCGCCCCTGCGTATCGAAAGGCCCGGACGGCGTCCGTTGCTGCTCGATGTGCTGCCGGTGCCAAACCGGTTTGACGGCGTGTTCTTTTTTGCGCGGTTGATCGTGTTGCTGACCGATCTCGACCGCCGGCCTCTGCCCAGCGCCGCGCTGCTCAAAAAGGCGTTCGGACTTACCCCGGCGGAAGCCCGGATTGCGCTTGAGCTTACATCCGGTCTGAGCCTCACAGAGGCGGCGGATCGGTGCGGGATGGGCCGGGAAACCGCCAAGACGCATCTCAAGTCCATATTTTTCAAGACCGACACCAACCGGCAAAGCGCTCTTGTCGGGCTGGTTCGCTCGATCACGGCGCGGCGGCCCGGCTGA